From a region of the Fusarium poae strain DAOMC 252244 chromosome Unknown contig_7, whole genome shotgun sequence genome:
- a CDS encoding uncharacterized protein (TransMembrane:7 (o15-37i49-71o83-100i145-164o199-218i230-249o269-287i)) — MAYSSMPEPNLDGLGIFWIVWTFIWTFIVVSGMAFLWRHRDMPMLRIRDLPLTFVAIIMLHIYWGAVQTGYVYFPLFTPGGEYWIMSIYFPIGIALFHASNSRFLHVAKHQKELFASDENTYSRPRARRDSWLGKFQALGYTKKILVTIGLGMIVQFILTIIMWCISKKFHPSWGVAGTEVHPGSKEYEKSQMGKGWEWWPSVFWQFVWAWIVAPYILWQSRGINDTQGWRTQTIACCIANLHATPMWLVSLYVPAMEPINAYWIPPQWLATSIMAIEIFTIFWPCWEVLQHQTLRQETLDSIAQWQLNKRLSLMGGSGKSSTSGESILTMEALEYVLERNPEPLQQFSALRDFSGENIAFLRAVTEWKSSLPPSVRDPENIKGPAVQELVRERFNSALRIYTNFISPRDAEFQINISFQQQCKLETVFENSARTLFGDKGTVDPALPFETFQMTTTANKAKSSGASLNGSETVIMSTESANDSGS, encoded by the exons ATGGCTTACTCCTCTATGCCAGAGCCCAACCTCGATGGGCTGGGCATCTTCTGGATTGTCTGGACCTTCATCTGGACCTTCATCGTTGTCAGCGGCATGGCCTTCCTTTGGCGCCATCGCGACATGCCCATGCTTCGAATTCGCGACCTTCCACTTACCTTTGTCGCCATAATAATGCTCCACATCTACTGGGGCGCCGTTCAGACTGGTTATGTCTACTTCCCACTATTCACTCCCGGGGGCGAGTACTGGATCATGAGTATTTATTTCCCTATCGGTATCGCCTTGTTTCACGCCTCGAATAGCCGCTTTTTGCACGTCGCCAAGCACCAGAAGGAGCTATTCGCTTCGGATGAGAATACCTATAGCAGGCCTCGTGCGAGACGGGACTCTTGGCTTGGAAAATTTCAGGCCCTGGGTTACACCAAGAAGATTCTCGTGACAATTGGGTTGGGCATGATTGTACAG TTCATCCTCACAATCATCATGTGGTGCATCTCCAAGAAGTTCCATCCCAGCTGGGGTGTTGCAGGTACTGAAGTCCATCCGGGTTCTAAGGAGTACGAAAAGTCTCAGATGGGCAAAGGTTGGGAATG GTGGCCTTCTGTATTCTGGCAATTTGTCTGGGCATGGATCGTCGCTCCTTACATCCTCTGGCAGTCTCGTGGGATCAATGACACACAGGGATGGAGGACTCAGACCATTGCTTgttgtattgccaa CCTTCATGCCACTCCTATGTGGCTCGTCAGCTTGTATGTCCCAGCTATGGAACCTATTAACGCCTACTGGATTCCTCCCCAATG GCTTGCCAcctccatcatggccattGAGATCTTCACAATCTTCTGGCCCTGCTGGGAAGTCCTCCAGCACCAAACCCTACGACAAGAGACTCTTGACTCCATTGCCCAGTGGCAGCTTAACAAAAGGCTGTCACTCATG GGCGGCTCAGGCAAGAGCAGTACTTCAGGTGAGAGTATTCTCACCATGGAGGCTCTCGAGTATGTCCTTGAGCGAAACCCCGAACCTCTTCAGCAATTCTCTGCCCTTCGCGACTTTTCTGGCGAGAACATTGCCTTCTTGAGAGCTGTCACCGAGTGGAAGTCTTCACTACCGCCCTCGGTCCGCGACCCCGAGAACATCAAAGGGCCTGCTGTCCAAGAACTCGTCCGTGAACGCTTCAACAGTGCTCTACGCATTTACACCAACTTCATCAGCCCGCGCGACGCCGAGTTCCAGATCAACATCTCCTTCCAACAGCAGTGCAAGCTCGAGACAGTGTTTGAGAACTCTGCTCGTACCCTTTTCGGCGACAAGGGCACCGTCGACCCAGCTCTGCCATTTGAGACATTCCAGATGACCACAACAGCGAACAAAGCCAAGTCTTCTGGCGCTTCATTAAACGGTTCCGAGACTGTTATAATGTCTACAGAATCCGCCAACGACTCTGGAAGCTAG
- a CDS encoding uncharacterized protein (TransMembrane:3 (o6-26i38-60o80-100i)) codes for MNTITWSSASINIALDIWILAIPLSQLKKMNLDSRKKIGVGIMFSIGIIVTIMSILRLTATIRAGTGMGSNNPTWEYLAVTKWSTIECSVGIMCACMPSLRMLLVQIFPKVFGTSRRGYQAYDKYGSNKPTNGGTNASRSRLRAQFGTTSHVDKTPPSSIDPVGITCNRTYEVEYGQTDEMHLVPMRDIDMGWHGERSQTSQA; via the exons ATGAACACTATCACATGGTCTAGCGCATCTATCAACATTGCGCTTGACATTTGGATCTTGGCTATTCCTCTTTCACaattgaagaagatgaattTGGATTCGAGGAAGAAAATTGGCGTAGGTATTATGTTTAGCATTGGCATTAT CGTCACCATAATGAGCATCCTTCGGCTTACCGCCACCATCCGAGCGGGCACAGGGATGGGCTCAAATAACCCGACATGGGAATACCTTGCTGTTACCAAATGGTCTACTATCGAATGCAGCGTCGGAATTATGTGCGCCTGCATGCCCTCTCTCCGTATGCTTCTCGTCCAAATCTTCCCCAAGGTGTTTGGCACATCTCGGCGCGGCTACCAAGCCTATGATAAGTATGGCAGCAACAAGCCTACTAATGGAGGTACGAATGCAAGCCGATCCCGTTTGCGAGCACAATTTGGTACAACTTCTCATGTCGACAAAACACCTCCATCAAGTATCGACCCTGTTGGTATTACTTGCAACCGCACATATGAGGTGGAATATGGCCAAACGGATGAGATGCATCTTGTGCCTATGAGGGATATAGACATGGGCTGGCATGGTGAAAGGTCTCAAACGTCTCAGGCATGA